Proteins co-encoded in one Perca flavescens isolate YP-PL-M2 chromosome 11, PFLA_1.0, whole genome shotgun sequence genomic window:
- the si:ch211-218d20.15 gene encoding uncharacterized protein si:ch211-218d20.15 → MAVSTSEPLCQPCVYHEAFKVELQVKRPLMPVQLSPEQVGLEMLCLCGQLDLLIRAQMQQFQEQLGQGCSPEESDTFQAQGSEILDQMLQCLEHLPKPMPQLEDYLDMVGLSVMFPRVEVFLIQGSPVDMLERPLMDEYFFHITKLNQLLVLSQQLEEDIRHLGSHKYIAHQLSVIYQVISSFRGIQAFSEVKKDIEANFKQMKQSLVVEEGSRHEPQLAAHYINWILEVTQSLTSVVLMLPEELTEDLHPAVTFVSQFLS, encoded by the exons ATGGCAGTGAGCACATCTGAGCCGCTCTGTCAGCCGTGCGTTTACCATGAAGCTTTTAAAG TGGAGCTACAGGTGAAGAGACCTCTGATGCCTGTCCAGCTGAGTCCAGAGCAGGTGGGCCTGGAGATGTTGTGTCTTTGTGGGCAGCTGGACCTCCTCATCAGGGCGCAGATGCAGCAG TTCCAGGAGCAGTTAGGACAAGGCTGTAGTCCAGAGGAGTCAGACACTTTCCAGGCTCAAGGATCAGAGATTCTTGACCAGATGCTGCAGTGCCTTGAACATCTACCAAAGCCTATGCCACAGCTGGAG GACTACCTGGACATGGTGGGTCTGTCAGTAATGTTTCCTCGTGTAGAGGTGTTCCTCATTCAAGGAAGCCCAGTGGACATGCTGGAGAGGCCGCTAATGGACG aatacttcttccacatCACCAAACTGAACCAGCTCCTGGTGCTGAGTCAACAGCTAGAGGAAGATATCAGGCACCTTGGAAGTCATAAATACATTGCCCACCAGCTCTCGGTTATTTAT CAAGTCATCAGCTCTTTCAGAGGAATTCAGGCTTTCTCTGAAGTGAAGAAAGACATTGAGGCCAACTTCAAACAGATGAAACAGTCTCTGGTGGTAGAGGAAGGCTCCAGGCATGAACCTCAGCTGGCTGCCCACTACATCAACTG GATATTAGAAGTAACTCAAAGCTTAACTTCAGTGGTGTTGATGCTACCGGAGGAGCTGACAGAAGACCTTCACCCGGCCGTTACCTTCGTGTCACAGTTCCTGTCCTGA